The following are encoded together in the Daucus carota subsp. sativus chromosome 5, DH1 v3.0, whole genome shotgun sequence genome:
- the LOC108220045 gene encoding protein GRAVITROPIC IN THE LIGHT 1, with translation MDPVNIDVVTPSRSRLSRTFAKVLHIRALTGISPAGGQNTKEQMTSRCKSFDEDEERRRKEVTEAFLAKLFSSISSIKAAYAEMQFAQSPYDSETIQSADEMVVSELKILSEMKQCYFTKQVDESSPGTTQLLAEIKELKSVNKTLKIMEKTLDSEHELKQSELTLAREKLKEVKRENKLMEKRLNSSGPLSPPNNLQISIISTSHFITILRQTVKAIRSFVKLMINEMESAGWDLDAAANSIEPGVVYSSDVHKSFAFESFVCKELFAGFNYAYFSLSKESVSEKKRQRQFFDRFVVMKSQKPKEYLAWKPNSTFAKFCRTKYMRLVHPKMEASLFGNLSQRKLLTSGGFPETEFFSLFSEMAKKVWLLHCLAFSFEPEASIFRVDKNCRFSEVCMECVNEEAFLSAAGTANADPRVAFTVVPGFKIGKTVIQCQVYLA, from the coding sequence ATGGATCCGGTTAATATTGATGTAGTGACCCCGAGTAGGAGTAGGTTATCGCGTACATTTGCCAAGGTTTTGCATATTCGAGCTTTAACAGGGATTTCTCCAGCTGGAGGTCAGAATACTAAGGAACAGATGACTAGTCGGTGTAAGTCATTTGATGAAGATGAGGAGCGTCGGAGAAAAGAAGTCACTGAAGCTTTTCTTGCCAAACTGTTTTCTAGTATTTCATCTATTAAAGCGGCTTATGCTGAGATGCAGTTTGCTCAGTCTCCCTATGATAGTGAAACTATTCAATCTGCTGATGAGATGGTAGTCTCGGAGTTGAAAATTTTATCCGAGATGAAGCAATGTTACTTTACTAAACAGGTTGACGAGTCTTCTCCCGGGACTACACAGTTGTTGGCTGAAATTAAGGAGCTGAAGAGTGTTAATAAAACTTTAAAGATTATGGAGAAGACTTTAGACTCCGAGCATGAGCTGAAACAGTCAGAACTAACCTTAGCTAGAGAAAAGTTAAAAGAGGTCAAAAGAGAGAACAAGTTAATGGAGAAGAGATTGAATTCTAGTGGACCTTTGTCGCCTCCAAATAACCTTCAAATTTCAATCATAAGTACCAGCCATTTCATTACGATACTTCGGCAGACTGTTAAAGCTATCAGGAGTTTTGTAAAGTTGATGATCAATGAGATGGAATCTGCTGGTTGGGATCTAGATGCAGCTGCCAATTCAATTGAACCAGGGGTTGTGTACTCAAGTGACGTGCACAAGAGTTTTGCATTTGAGTCATTTGTTTGCAAAGAGCTCTTTGCTGGTTTTAATTACGCTTACTTCTCTCTTTCAAAAGAATCTGTGTCCGAGAAGAAAAGACAACGGCAGTTCTTTGACAGATTTGTTGTGATGAAATCTCAGAAGCCAAAGGAGTATCTGGCCTGGAAGCCTAATTCTACATTTGCAAAATTTTGCCGCACCAAGTACATGAGACTAGTTCATCCCAAAATGGAAGCATCTCTATTCGGCAACTTGAGCCAAAGAAAACTATTGACATCCGGTGGTTTCCCAGAGACAGAGTTCTTTTCTCTGTTTTCCGAGATGGCGAAGAAGGTGTGGTTACTTCATTGCCTGGCCTTTTCTTTTGAGCCAGAGGCCTCAATCTTTCGAGTTGACAAAAATTGTAGATTTTCTGAAGTTTGCATGGAATGTGTAAATGAAGAAGCCTTCTTGTCCGCTGCTGGCACAGCGAATGCTGATCCTCGAGTGGCTTTCACAGTGGTTCCTGGGTTCAAGATTGGTAAAACAGTAATACAGTGTCAGGTATATCTCGCTTGA